From the Magnetococcales bacterium genome, one window contains:
- a CDS encoding FAD-dependent oxidoreductase has translation MKPIMIIGSGLAGYGLLRELHNRQCPVPRLLITADGGESYSKPMLSTALGQNRTPADLVMDAASAMAGELHADILTHTRVREIDSDGHRVILDSGEERSYDKLVLAVGSSPIRLPMTGDGAQEVLSINTLDDYIHFRQRLAHAKSVAIIGPGLIGSEFANDLLLSQRKVAIIGPDPWPISTLVPQAAGEAVARALAAQGATWHLGTFNGPIEKTASGYRTVLKNGETVAVDLVVSAVGIRPEIQLAQASGLKTNRGILTDKTLRTSHPDIFAVGDCAEVDGRNLPFVQPLMIGVRALAATLMGHPQEIHYPAMPVLIKTTLHPVVTLPPSSREGSWTFTGTAETGIEGRFFDPNGKLAGFVLTGDRTPEKATLMTALAS, from the coding sequence ATGAAACCCATCATGATCATTGGTTCCGGCCTGGCCGGTTACGGACTGCTTCGGGAACTGCACAATCGCCAATGTCCGGTTCCCCGTCTTCTGATCACCGCCGATGGCGGCGAATCCTATTCCAAACCGATGCTTTCCACCGCCCTGGGCCAGAACAGAACCCCCGCCGATCTGGTCATGGACGCGGCATCGGCGATGGCCGGGGAACTTCATGCCGACATCCTGACCCACACCCGGGTCCGGGAAATCGACAGCGACGGTCATCGTGTCATTCTGGATTCGGGCGAGGAACGTTCCTACGATAAACTGGTCCTGGCCGTGGGATCGAGTCCCATTCGCCTCCCCATGACGGGTGACGGGGCCCAGGAGGTCCTGTCGATCAACACTCTGGACGATTACATCCACTTCCGCCAGCGCCTGGCCCATGCCAAAAGCGTTGCCATCATCGGTCCGGGTCTCATCGGGTCGGAGTTTGCCAACGACCTGTTGCTGTCGCAACGCAAGGTCGCCATCATCGGCCCCGACCCCTGGCCCATCAGCACCCTGGTCCCGCAAGCCGCCGGAGAAGCGGTTGCCAGGGCCCTGGCGGCACAAGGGGCGACGTGGCACCTGGGGACGTTCAACGGCCCCATCGAAAAAACCGCCTCGGGGTATCGTACCGTATTGAAGAATGGAGAAACCGTGGCGGTCGATCTCGTCGTTTCGGCGGTCGGGATCCGTCCGGAAATTCAATTGGCCCAGGCCTCGGGTTTGAAGACCAACCGGGGCATCCTGACCGACAAGACACTGCGGACCAGTCATCCCGATATTTTCGCCGTCGGCGACTGCGCCGAGGTCGATGGACGGAATCTTCCCTTCGTCCAACCCCTGATGATCGGCGTCCGCGCCCTGGCCGCGACGTTGATGGGGCACCCCCAGGAGATTCACTATCCGGCCATGCCGGTCCTGATCAAAACGACGCTCCACCCGGTCGTCACCCTGCCCCCGTCATCCAGGGAGGGATCATGGACCTTCACGGGGACTGCCGAAACAGGAATCGAGGGTCGATTCTTCGATCCCAACGGCAAGCTGGCAGGATTCGTTCTCACCGGCGACAGAACCCCCGAAAAAGCAACGCTCATGACAGCCTTGGCTTCATGA
- a CDS encoding diguanylate cyclase, producing MNSLSLLAIPAILVPAMILLWQMVRERNRLKKNIQDLQLAQEIAFMGNWDWDLTTDSVTATNRLGRIFGVDHPGTGTGDGLITQAIHPGDRIDVMQCRRQARQDPRGQWSIRYRVLRPDGAVRMVREHGRTLTDNRNQPVRLLATVADVTHIYDMEKREERVIQSQIALSALLETGLEPLSLEKQLQVAMHIILTVPWLSVKYQGSIFLLDEVSGDLVLFSQVGLSPEQVATCTRVKPGFCLCGRAVLQREIVFASQIDKRHDCIYPGMEPHGHYCVPILLRSQLLGVLNLYVPHGYEKNREEDAFLTTIGKTLAGLIDHRRTEAKLRNEQEFIATVLKTAPSLVVVLDAGGEIILFNHACQSLTGYTEREVIGQKIWDFLVPENEVESLVALVRGLAPGERPIDHEGHWLTRQGDPHLIAWSCTAIASGRDGHLHIIATGVDISEKRQVEQRLQFLASHDPLTGLPNRMQFMEHLTIGIAQARRSHRHLAVVFLDLDRFKSVNDTLGHEVGDRLLTSAAQRIRSCVREMDVVARLGGDEFTVLMTGLADIEPIAAIAHKIVYHLQQPFEIGPHRCQIGTSIGISLFPDHGEDPQVLLKKADMAMYRVKDEGRNNFKIWDEGC from the coding sequence ATGAATTCTCTTTCACTGCTGGCGATTCCCGCCATACTTGTCCCCGCCATGATTCTGTTGTGGCAGATGGTGCGCGAGCGCAACCGACTCAAGAAAAACATCCAGGATCTGCAACTCGCCCAGGAAATTGCCTTCATGGGCAACTGGGACTGGGATTTGACAACCGATTCGGTCACCGCGACCAACCGCCTGGGCCGCATTTTCGGGGTTGACCATCCCGGCACCGGCACCGGCGACGGCCTGATCACCCAGGCCATTCATCCCGGAGACCGGATCGACGTGATGCAGTGCCGTCGCCAGGCGCGACAGGACCCCCGCGGACAATGGTCCATCCGCTACCGCGTCCTCCGTCCCGATGGCGCGGTGCGCATGGTCCGGGAACATGGGCGAACCCTCACCGACAACCGCAATCAGCCGGTCCGCCTCCTGGCCACCGTCGCCGATGTCACCCACATCTACGACATGGAAAAGCGGGAGGAACGGGTCATCCAATCACAAATCGCCCTGAGTGCGTTGCTGGAAACCGGCCTCGAACCCTTGAGCCTGGAAAAACAACTTCAGGTTGCCATGCACATCATTCTGACCGTGCCATGGCTGTCGGTGAAATATCAGGGATCGATTTTTCTGTTGGATGAGGTCTCCGGGGACCTTGTTCTTTTTTCCCAGGTTGGTTTGTCCCCGGAACAGGTGGCCACCTGCACCCGGGTCAAACCCGGCTTTTGTCTGTGCGGTCGGGCCGTGCTCCAGAGGGAAATCGTCTTCGCCTCCCAAATCGATAAACGTCACGATTGCATCTATCCGGGAATGGAGCCACACGGTCATTATTGTGTCCCCATTCTGCTGCGCAGCCAGTTGCTGGGAGTGCTCAATCTGTACGTCCCCCACGGCTACGAGAAAAACCGCGAGGAAGACGCCTTTCTGACAACGATCGGCAAAACACTCGCGGGATTGATCGATCATCGCCGTACCGAGGCCAAATTGCGCAACGAACAGGAGTTCATCGCCACCGTCCTCAAAACGGCCCCTTCCCTGGTGGTGGTGCTTGACGCGGGCGGAGAGATCATACTGTTCAATCATGCCTGTCAATCATTGACCGGATACACCGAAAGGGAGGTCATTGGTCAAAAAATCTGGGATTTTCTGGTGCCGGAGAACGAGGTCGAGTCCCTGGTTGCCCTGGTTCGAGGACTGGCCCCTGGGGAACGTCCGATCGATCATGAAGGTCACTGGCTGACCCGGCAAGGCGATCCCCACCTGATCGCCTGGTCCTGTACCGCGATCGCCTCGGGAAGGGATGGCCACCTGCACATCATCGCCACCGGCGTCGATATTTCGGAAAAGCGGCAGGTGGAGCAACGCCTGCAATTTCTCGCCAGCCACGATCCATTGACGGGACTGCCCAACCGGATGCAGTTCATGGAGCACCTGACCATCGGCATTGCCCAGGCCAGAAGATCACACCGGCATCTGGCGGTGGTTTTTCTGGATCTGGACCGGTTCAAATCGGTCAACGATACCCTGGGTCACGAGGTTGGCGACCGGTTGTTGACCAGTGCGGCGCAACGCATTCGCAGCTGTGTCCGGGAGATGGATGTCGTCGCCCGCCTGGGGGGCGACGAATTCACCGTGCTCATGACCGGTCTGGCCGACATCGAACCCATTGCCGCCATCGCCCACAAAATCGTCTACCATCTTCAGCAACCTTTTGAAATCGGCCCCCATCGCTGCCAGATCGGCACCAGTATCGGCATCAGCCTGTTCCCCGACCACGGAGAGGATCCCCAGGTCCTGCTGAAAAAGGCGGATATGGCGATGTATCGGGTCAAGGACGAGGGACGGAACAATTTTAAAATTTGGGACGAGGGATGTTGA